The Candidatus Palauibacter australiensis genome includes a region encoding these proteins:
- a CDS encoding ABC transporter permease codes for MTIWRLAWRTALRRRRLFLWNVAVPLLLLTPVALSAAAAPHRVAVFGVFIVFFGAFGSAIPAVRDARDGWLDEVLRTGYSAPRWLLERTLAGTTIDALQLAPAVLVLLWSAGGAGAGPVVLLSVLATLWFANLLGPLVAAAVRSLAEAALASAALSLLLLHFAGFFRTPAPGWTSLVAEWNPYTPLRAALTAGTVGMPMDTSVWLRSLLVAAGVTFGAAVFASDWSRRLRWPRTP; via the coding sequence GTGACGATCTGGCGCCTGGCGTGGCGGACCGCCCTCCGGCGGCGGCGGTTGTTCCTGTGGAACGTCGCGGTCCCGCTCCTCCTCCTCACGCCCGTCGCCCTCAGCGCAGCCGCCGCGCCGCACCGGGTCGCCGTCTTCGGCGTGTTCATCGTCTTCTTCGGAGCTTTCGGCTCGGCCATCCCCGCCGTGCGCGACGCCCGCGACGGCTGGCTCGATGAGGTCCTTCGCACCGGTTACTCCGCGCCCCGCTGGCTCCTCGAGCGCACCCTCGCCGGCACGACCATCGACGCGCTGCAACTCGCGCCCGCGGTTCTCGTCCTCCTGTGGTCTGCCGGCGGCGCCGGCGCTGGACCCGTTGTCCTCCTGTCGGTCCTCGCGACGCTGTGGTTCGCGAATCTGCTGGGTCCGCTGGTGGCCGCCGCGGTGCGTTCGCTCGCCGAAGCGGCCCTCGCCTCCGCCGCGCTTTCCCTCCTCCTCCTGCACTTCGCCGGCTTCTTTCGGACCCCCGCTCCGGGCTGGACATCCCTGGTCGCCGAGTGGAATCCGTACACGCCGCTTCGGGCCGCGCTCACGGCGGGCACCGTCGGGATGCCCATGGACACTTCCGTCTGGCTCCGCAGCCTTCTCGTCGCGGCCGGCGTGACCTTCGGGGCCGCCGTTTTCGCCTCGGATTGGAGCCGCCGCCTCCGCTGGCCGCGGACTCCCTAG
- a CDS encoding ABC transporter ATP-binding protein: MNPGPGAKLPLVTAEAVAYRYPDGSPALGDLSLEVRTGECLALLGPNGSGKSTFLRLLGGDGAAGIWRDPRVDDAGQRWLAPDRPALRTWLSGRENAAILLELHGAGPGEARATADAWLARFGLEVDADRPAGTYSSGMRRRLALATAFGSAAPLLLLDEPLAGLDPGGREAFAEVLADHRAAGGTAVLSAHDPVFAAAHCDRVAFIVDGRCAVADTPARLLERVGARPRVEIRFAAGQSPDPDTLGPAPEAVRASSRDEGAVILEVEDPSRALPETLAWVLRGGASVASVDVREPDLADAFATLTGRRLEARAP, translated from the coding sequence GTGAACCCCGGCCCAGGGGCGAAGCTGCCGCTGGTGACGGCGGAGGCGGTCGCCTACCGCTACCCCGATGGGAGTCCCGCCCTTGGAGACCTCTCGCTCGAAGTCCGGACGGGAGAATGTCTCGCGCTCCTCGGCCCGAACGGGTCCGGTAAATCCACCTTCCTCCGCCTGCTCGGCGGCGACGGCGCAGCCGGGATTTGGCGGGACCCCAGGGTCGATGATGCCGGACAGCGCTGGCTCGCCCCCGACCGACCCGCCCTCCGCACGTGGCTCAGCGGGCGCGAAAACGCGGCCATCCTGCTCGAACTCCACGGCGCCGGGCCCGGTGAGGCGCGCGCCACGGCGGACGCCTGGCTCGCGCGCTTCGGGCTCGAGGTGGACGCGGACCGCCCTGCCGGCACCTACTCGAGCGGCATGCGGAGGCGCCTTGCCCTCGCGACCGCGTTCGGAAGCGCGGCCCCGCTCCTCCTCCTCGACGAACCGCTGGCCGGGCTCGACCCCGGCGGGCGGGAGGCCTTCGCCGAGGTCCTCGCCGACCACCGCGCGGCCGGGGGAACCGCCGTGCTGTCCGCCCATGATCCCGTCTTCGCCGCGGCGCACTGCGACCGGGTCGCCTTCATCGTCGACGGCCGTTGCGCGGTGGCGGACACCCCGGCGCGCCTTCTGGAGCGCGTCGGCGCCCGTCCGCGCGTGGAGATCCGGTTTGCCGCCGGGCAGAGTCCCGATCCCGACACCCTCGGTCCCGCCCCGGAGGCGGTGCGCGCGTCGTCCCGGGACGAGGGCGCGGTGATACTCGAGGTCGAGGACCCGAGCCGGGCCCTCCCCGAGACGCTGGCCTGGGTCCTGCGCGGCGGTGCCTCCGTCGCCTCGGTCGACGTCCGGGAGCCCGATCTCGCGGACGCCTTCGCGACGCTCACGGGCCGACGTCTGGAAGCGCGCGCCCCGTGA
- a CDS encoding ferredoxin — protein sequence MTDGGGGVADAREGAAAPDPTVEREVHGLRAVIDRDLCVGFGDCIEEAPEAFDLDEDGVAVFTGPEHASRKRFVEACASCPVDAITVLEDGIEIVP from the coding sequence ATGACGGACGGCGGCGGAGGCGTGGCAGATGCGCGTGAAGGGGCGGCGGCGCCGGACCCGACCGTGGAACGGGAAGTGCACGGACTCCGCGCCGTCATCGACCGCGACCTGTGCGTCGGCTTCGGGGACTGCATCGAGGAAGCGCCGGAGGCCTTCGACCTCGACGAGGATGGGGTGGCCGTGTTCACCGGACCGGAGCATGCCTCGCGGAAGCGTTTCGTCGAGGCGTGCGCGTCCTGTCCGGTCGACGCGATCACCGTCCTGGAAGACGGGATCGAGATCGTTCCGTGA
- a CDS encoding ATP-binding protein, with amino-acid sequence MSSGFRTYHEVDELRSDLPDQIAAGDERVSVRLASVARVIAVMSGKGGVGKSLVSALLATALAHRGDRVGLVDADLNGPSVPRLLGVEPEPLAESRDGFAPPASRAGVRVMSMAFLVEPNRALTWREPADAGFVWRGAQERGALREFLGDVAWGELDALIVDLPPGTQRLAELHALVPGLAGIVAVTIPSAASRDAVARSLDLARSRGLPILGLVENLSGVHCDACGALAPLHAGDAGAELAGRFQVPLLARLPFDGALGAAADEGRLDAWLAGGGGAADALRKVVDVLRAAPEAR; translated from the coding sequence ATGAGTTCCGGATTTCGCACCTACCACGAAGTGGACGAACTGCGTTCCGATCTCCCGGATCAGATCGCGGCCGGGGACGAGCGCGTGTCCGTGCGGCTCGCCTCCGTCGCCCGCGTCATCGCGGTGATGAGCGGCAAGGGCGGAGTGGGGAAGAGCCTCGTCTCCGCCCTCCTTGCGACCGCGCTTGCCCACCGCGGGGATCGCGTGGGCCTGGTCGATGCGGATCTCAACGGTCCCAGCGTGCCGCGCCTTCTCGGCGTCGAACCGGAACCCCTCGCCGAATCCCGGGACGGATTCGCGCCGCCCGCTTCGCGCGCCGGGGTCCGCGTCATGTCGATGGCGTTCCTCGTGGAGCCGAACCGCGCCCTCACGTGGCGCGAGCCGGCCGACGCCGGCTTCGTGTGGCGGGGCGCCCAGGAGCGGGGGGCCCTGCGGGAATTCCTGGGGGATGTCGCGTGGGGAGAGCTGGACGCACTCATCGTGGACCTGCCGCCGGGCACCCAGCGGCTGGCCGAACTCCACGCGCTCGTCCCCGGACTGGCGGGCATCGTCGCGGTCACCATCCCGAGCGCGGCGTCCCGGGATGCCGTGGCCCGCTCCCTCGATCTCGCCCGGAGTCGCGGCCTCCCCATCCTGGGACTCGTCGAGAACCTGTCGGGGGTTCACTGCGACGCCTGCGGGGCGCTCGCTCCGCTGCACGCCGGCGACGCGGGGGCCGAGCTGGCGGGCCGTTTTCAGGTTCCGCTGCTTGCCCGCCTCCCGTTCGACGGGGCGCTGGGGGCCGCGGCGGACGAGGGGCGGCTGGATGCGTGGCTGGCCGGCGGCGGCGGAGCCGCGGATGCGCTTCGGAAGGTGGTCGACGTTCTTCGCGCGGCGCCCGAGGCGCGATGA
- a CDS encoding HmuY family protein translates to MAPGALRREDRADGGRPVVLYVAAAVFLFILVVVVAGSFTRPDPVTFVPTPVAPRPPVDRFVVDTVTVDARDGSRWIYFDFDRGSAVAGPLAGWDLALNRYHVVVNGGAGYPGAGGAIAIGAPWETVTEAPASGYATTDGALEDGPATPGLERWYRYGFFSHLLEPKDETYVIRTAEGGYAKLRILSYYCPQATPGCVTLMYGFQGDGSRRLTD, encoded by the coding sequence GTGGCACCGGGGGCGCTGAGGCGCGAGGACCGGGCGGACGGAGGCCGGCCGGTTGTACTCTATGTCGCGGCTGCCGTGTTCCTGTTCATCCTCGTCGTCGTCGTTGCCGGCTCGTTCACGAGGCCCGACCCCGTCACCTTCGTTCCCACGCCCGTCGCCCCGCGCCCCCCCGTGGACCGGTTCGTCGTGGACACGGTCACCGTCGATGCGCGGGACGGCTCGCGATGGATCTACTTCGACTTCGACCGGGGGAGCGCGGTCGCCGGCCCGCTCGCGGGCTGGGATCTCGCGCTCAACCGGTATCACGTCGTCGTGAACGGGGGCGCCGGATACCCCGGGGCCGGCGGCGCGATCGCCATCGGCGCGCCGTGGGAAACCGTGACCGAGGCCCCGGCATCCGGTTACGCGACGACGGACGGCGCGCTGGAGGATGGCCCGGCGACGCCCGGACTCGAGCGCTGGTACCGGTACGGGTTCTTCTCCCACCTCCTCGAACCGAAGGACGAGACGTACGTGATCCGGACGGCGGAGGGTGGCTACGCGAAGCTGAGGATCCTGAGCTATTACTGCCCGCAGGCGACGCCCGGATGCGTGACCCTCATGTACGGCTTTCAGGGGGACGGCTCGCGGCGCCTCACGGACTGA